A genomic stretch from Vanrija pseudolonga chromosome 6, complete sequence includes:
- the andM_0 gene encoding Non-reducing polyketide synthase andM: MSAPRLPPPEDYVTPFTDHVYAVKHGVELRLRVWPSASPDPAPWVLWSHGGAWLFGLHEDPTAWVVPGFHARGYHVVSFTYRYAPIANIEDILTDGRDAHAWCVAHLPNLLRVDIERYVLAGDSAGGHLATTLAQLVSPPPRAVLSDHGLVDLADAHYDTLRFSGSYTGEFGPEEIEAAIQDRDYTRAFASVPEETRAKWPLGEVRRAFHAPRVQYGRREQLQADVKTALAERGAWVAAVLHPERFSSSEQLKAYARKWSPLHMLDAAPSYPPTFFIHGEADNIVPTAQSRAFAAKLRARGVAVGGHYEPGEGHCYDEKFTSPNVEGYTRCVVACLDFIGAHVART, from the exons atgtCCGCACCGCGGCTGCCTCCACCAGAGGACTACGTGACGCCGTTCACGGACCACGTCTACGCAGTCaagcacggcgtcgagctgcgcctgcgcgtgTGGCCGTCGGCATCTCCAGACCCGGCACCATGGGTGCTCTGgtcgcacggcggcgcgtggctcTTCGGGCTTCACGAGG ATCCCACGGCGTGGGTCGTGCCGGGGTTCCACGCGCGGGGATACCACGTCGTATCCTTCACATATCGCTACGCGCCGATCGCAAACATCGAGGACATACTCACAGACGGGCGGGACGCGCACGCGTGGTGCGTCGCGCACCTGCCCAACCTGCTCCGCGTCGACATTGAGCGGTACGTGCTTGCTGGCGactcggcgggcgggcacctcgccacgacgctcgcgcagctcgtatcgccgccaccgcgcgccgtgctgaGCGACCACGGGCTGGtggacctcgccgacgcgcactACGACACGCTGCGCTTTTCCGGCAGCTACACCGGCGAGTTTGGGCCTGAGGAGATCGAAGCCGCCATCCAGGACAGAGACTACACGCGCGCCTTTGCGTCCGTGCCGGAGGAGACGCGCGCCAAGTGGCCTCTCGGGGAGGTGCGGCGCGCGTTCCATGCCCCCCGGGTGCAGTACGGCCGGAGGGAGCAGCTCCAGGCGGACGTGAagacggcgctcgcggaACGCGGGGCCTGGGTCGCTGCCGTGCTGCACCCCGAGCGCTTCAGTAGCTCGGAGCAGCTGAAAGCCTACGCGCGCAAGTGGAGCCCGCTGCACATGCTCGACGCTGCCCCGTCGTACCCGCCCACCTTCTTCATCcacggcgaggcggacaaCATTGTGCCGACGGCCCAGAGCCGCGCGTTCGcggccaagctgcgcgccaGAGGTGTTGCCGTGGGCGGGCACTACGAACCCGGGGAGGGACACTGCTACGACGAGAAGTTTACCAGCCCGAATGTGGAGGGCTACACGCGCTGCGTGGTGGCATGTCTCGACTTTatcggcgcgcacgtcgcgcggACATAG
- the Rpl12 gene encoding 60S ribosomal protein L12: MPPKFDPSEVKIIYLRAVGGEVGASSALAPKIGPLGLSPKKVGEDIAKATGDWKGLRVTVQLTIQNRQAAVSVVPSASSLVIKALKEPPRDRKKEKNIAHSGNIPLDEIYNIARKMAHKSLAKDLAGGVKEILGTAQSVGCTVDGKPPHDVIEAIDAGEIVVPDE, from the exons ATGCCTCCCAAGTTCGACCCCTCTGAGGTTAAG ATCATCTACCTCCGTGCCGTTGGTGGTGAGGTCGGTGCCTCTTCGGCTCTTGCCCCCAAGATCGGTCCTCTTGGTCTC TCGCCCAAGAAGGTCGGAGAAGACATTGCCAAGGCCACCGGCGACTGGAAGGGCCTCCGCGTCACTGTCCAGCTCACCATCCAGAACCGTCAGGCTGCCGTCTCGGTCgtcccctcggcctcgtcgctcgtcatcaaggcgctcaaggagcCCCCTCGTGACcgcaagaaggagaagaacaTTGCCCACTCTGGCAACATTCCCCTTGACGAGATCTACAAC ATCGCCCGCAAGATGGCCCACAAGTCGTTGGCCAaggacctcgccggcggtgtCAAGGAGATCCTCGGCACTGCCCAGTCGGTCGGCTGCACCGTCGATGGCAAGCCCCCTCACGACGTCATTGAGGCCATTGACGCCGGCGAGATCGTCGTTCCCGACGAGTAA
- the all1319 gene encoding Putative 2-dehydropantoate 2-reductase — MTASSSSKPNALLFGLGSIGGVYASILARSGAADTSVVARSNYAAVKDKGFDLQSEKFGDHHLVFDGVYRDTKEAAASGKVFDYVLCANKALLDAKPSLAETLAPVITPNVTSIVLLQNGVGAEAPLHAAFPNTTIISAVVWTGAKVLPASEAGVPRVQQFAREQLTIGVDATPGLDAAVERARLARLVEVLQKGGGTCEVVDDIQSARWIKVVWNCAWNTLTTVTRLRTNHIFGSSPGAAEFAVQLMSEVVAVARAKGLTVPEGTERDLLKQCQAVGGPGLPSSMMFDNEAGRPMEVEVILGTPVREGQRLGVPVPILTTLYTIIKALDWRNANPETAAAPGP; from the exons atgaccgcctcgtcctcctccaaACCCAACGCGCtcctcttcggcctcggctccATCGGCGGGGTGTACGCCTCCATCCTTGCGCGTtccggcgcggccgacacgtcggtcgtcgcgcgctcAAACTACGCCGCGGTCAAGGACAAGGGGTTCGACCTGCAGTCGGAGAAGTTTGGCGACCACCATCTTGTCTTTGACGGCGTGTACCGCGACAccaaggaggcggcggcgagcggcaaggTCTTCGACTACG tgCTCTGCGCAAACaaggcgctcctcgacgccaagccctccctcgccgagacgctcgcgccggtgATCACACCCAACGTGACGAGCATTGTGCTGCTGCAGAACGGcgtgggcgccgaggcgccgctgcacgccgcgTTCCCCAACACGACCATCATCTCGGCCGTCGTGTGGACCGGCGCGAAAGTGCTGcccgcgagcgaggccggcgtgcccCGCGTGCAGCAGttcgcgcgcgagcagctgaCTATCGGTGTTGACGCCACCCCGGGCCTCGACGCTGCtgttgagcgcgcgcggctggcTCGCCTGGTCGAGGTGCTCCAGAAGGGCGGGGGCACGTgtgaggtcgtcgacgacatccagagcgcgcgctggaTCAAGGTGGTTTG GAACTGCGCGTGGAACACGCTCACGACCGTGACCCGCCTGCGCACGAACCACATCttcggctcgtcgcccggcgcggccgagtTTGCCGTGCAGCTCAtgagcgaggtcgtcgccgtcgcgcgcgccaagggGCTCACGGTGCCCGAGGGCACGGAGCGCGACCTGCTCAAGCAGTGCCAGGCGGTCGGCGGGCCCGGGTTGCCCAGCTCGATGATGTTTGATAATGAGGCTGGAAGGCCCatggaggtggag GTcatcctcggcacgccggtgCGCGAGGGCCAGCGCCTCGGAGTCCCCGTCCCGATCCTTACCAC CCTCTACACCATcatcaaggcgctcgactgGCGCAATGCCAACCCAGAGACAGCGGCCGCTCCGGGCCCCTAG
- the 61 gene encoding E3 ubiquitin-protein ligase IE61: MSPRRGDVSPLSRKRRASASPTAASSSTLPSNDDDNEHRCAICLMGLRDRTAAGECGHEFCFTCIGVWANQGRRCPLCSAPMGTVLLHDLDADVPTKFHLPPLPDQSSFRRRRPVKDALPPAPALATRRGVYERGVWALHVASNAYTSFSANPSPREVAADGAIAQRARTFLARELLVWAPPDDVAALADHLVGLLRAVDVRSDAAVRVLHPLVGGTYDHAAEHLAHELYSFLRSPFATLEQYDSAVQYPDAPATIGEAPRRARSASVSTIDSDESRAQWSPRSRSRSRSRSRSPSRSRSPGPDHYAPPPPARGERRWDEADSWVDPEYAAWLERERRPAGRRADRSARRREQRLRARERLEGERERREGRELLPDADGGAAFERAAASAGLSIRGTAERRESLLARLRQAKVEREAVASASASPEPPAAPAAAAAAPGENERRAKELKERLIAERKAKNLREHLLARKRAKTAAEDKGDEGKAEVVDDTAAAL; encoded by the exons ATGTCACcaagacgaggag ACGTATCGCCGCTCTCACGcaagcggcgcgcgagcgcctcgcccaccgcggcgtcgagcagcacgctgccgagcaacgacgacgacaacgagcacCGCTGCGCCATCTGTCTCATGGGCCTGCGGGACCGCACCGCTGCCGGCGAGTGCGGGCACGAGTTCTGC TTCACCTGCATCGGGGTCTGGGCGAACCAGGGGCGCCGGTGTCCGCTGTGCAGCGCGCCGATGGGCaccgtgctgctgcacgacctcgacgctgACGTGCCGACAAAA TTCCACCTCCCCCCACTGCCAGATCAGAGCAGCTTCCGCCGCCGAAGACCAGTCAAGgacgcgctgccgccggcgccggcgctcgcgacCAGGCGGGGGGTGTACGAGCGGGGCGTGTGGGCGCTGCACGTCGCGTCGAACGCATACACGAGCTTCAGCGCGaacccgtcgccgcgcgaggtggccgccgacggcgcgatcgcgcagcgcgcgcggacgttcctcgcccgcgagctgctcgtgtGGGCGCCGCCAGACGACGTGGCCGCGCTAgccgaccacctcgtcggcctgctccGCGCGGTGGATGTGCGCTCGGAcgccgcggtgcgcgtgCTGCACCCGCTCGTGGGCGGCACGTACGACCACGCGGCGGAGCACCTCGCACACGAACTGTACTCTTTCCTCCGGAGCCCGTTCGCCACGCTCGAGCAGTACGACAGCGCAGTGCAGtaccccgacgcgccggccacCATTGGCgaagctccgcgccgcgcaagGTCGGCAAGCGTGTCGACTATCGACTCGGACGAAAGCCGCGCCCAGTggtcgccgcgcagccggAGCCGCAGCAGGAGTCGAAGCCGCAGCCcaagcaggagcaggagcccCGGACCAGACCActacgcgccgccgccgccggcgcgcggcgagcggcggtgggacgaggccgactcgTGGGTCGACCCGGAGTACGCTGCGTggctggagcgcgagcggcggcctGCAGGACGGCGCGCGGACCGGTCCGCACGGCGCAGAGAGCAGAGACTGCGCGCGAGGGAGCgtctcgagggcgagcgcgagcggcgcgaggggcgcgagctgctccccgacgcggacgggggcgcggcgttcgagcgcgctgccgcgTCTGCGGGCTTGTCGATCCGCGGCacggccgagcgccgcgagagCCTGCTTGCGCGGTTACGccaggccaaggtcgagcgcgaggctgtcgcgtcggcgagcgcgtcccCGGAGCCtcctgctgcgccggctgcggcggctgcggcgcccGGGGAGaacgagcgccgcgccaaggagctcaaggagcgcttgatcgccgagcgcaaggctAAGAACTTGCGCGAGCACCTGCTTGCCCGGAAACGCGCCAAGACGGCCGCTGAggacaagggcgacgagggcaaggccgaggtcgtcgacgacacggccgcaGCATTGTAG
- the tbp1_1 gene encoding TATA-box-binding protein gives MSLALPTAAASSTTTTSDKNTVATSSSDKDAKDEQQYGKTGAPPIRPPASVPEITAVQGLVPVLQNIVATVNLECRLDLKTIALHARNAEYNPKRFAAVVMRIRDPKTTALIFASGKMVVTGAKSEDDSRLASRKYARIIQKLGFDAKFAEFKIQNIVGSCDVKFPIRLEGLAFSHGAFSSYEPEVGLLGCASRRQLTSQLFPGLIYRMIKPKVVLLIFVSGKIVLTGAKVREEIYMAFNQIYSVLVEFRKES, from the exons ATGTCCCTCGCGCTCCctaccgccgcggcgtcgtcgaccacgacgacgagcgacaAGAACACggtcgcgacgagcagcagcgacaaggacgccaaggacgagcagcAGTACGGCAAGACGGGCGCGCCCCCCATCCGCCCCCCAGCGAGCGTGCCCGAGATTACGGCTGTGCAGGGCCTTGTTCCCGTGCTCCA GAACATTGTCGCGACTGTCAACCTCGAGTGCCGTCTCGACCTCAAGACGATTGCGCTGCACGCGCGTAATGCCGAGTACAACCCCAAG CGTTTCGCCGCCGTGGTCATGCGTATCCGTGACCCCAAGACGACGGCTCTGATCTTCGCGTCGGGCAAGATGGTCGTGACGGGTGCCAAGTCGGAGGACGACTCGCGTCTCGCGTCGCGCAAGTATGCGCGTATCATTCAAAAGCTGGGCTTTGACGCCAAGTTTGCCGAGTTCAAGATCCAGAACATTGTCGGCTCTTGTGACGTCAAGTTCCCTATCCGTCTCGAGGGTCTTGCGTTCAGCCACGGTGCTTTCAGCAGTTATGAGCCAGAGGTGGGTCTGCTGGGGTGCGCATCTAGGCGGCAGCTGACCTCGCAGCTCTTCCCCGGTCTCATCTACCGCATGATCAAGCCCAAGGTCGTGCTCCTCATCTTCGTTTCGGGCAAGATTGTCCTCACTGGCGCcaaggtgcgcgaggagATCTACATGGCCTTCAACCAGATCTACTCTGTGTTGGTCG AATTCCGCAAGGAGTCGTAG
- the YGL242C_1 gene encoding Ankyrin repeat-containing protein: MTTAPSRSAPPPPPQDDHADGASANEQLLAAAKTDNEELLLSALEQLEDVNYADGLGNTALHYAVIHGSTDVLEHLLEHDSIHLDLRNRLQGDTPLHIAVRQRYEEHPAARLYIVGSLLEAGADQLVKNRHGQRPGDALPPWSENADPESDDEKIRSMLRRALAETMVASSGDVVDEDDDIIDPNDIASDSD, from the exons ATGACCACGGCCCCATCCCGCTCagcaccacccccaccaccgcagGACGACCACGCTGACGGAGCATCGGCAA acgagcagctcctcgctgccgccaagaCGGACAACGAagagctcctcctctcggcgctcgagcagctcgaggacgtcaaCTACGCAGACGG CCTTGGAAACACTG CATTGCATTATGc CGTGATCCACGGCTCGACCGACGTTCTCGAacacctcctcgagcacgacaGCATTCACCTCGACCTCCGTAACCGTCTCCAGGGCGACACGCCGCTCCACATCGCCGTCAGGCAGCGGTATGAGGAGCACCCAGCAGCGCGGCTGTACATTG TTGGCTCGCttctcgaggccggcgccgatcaGTT GGTGAAGAACCGTCACGGCCAGCGCCCAGGCGACGCACTCCCGCCCTGGAGCGAGAACGCGGAccccgagtcggacgacgagaagaTCCGCTCCATGCTCCGCCGTGCACTGGCCGAGACGAtggtcgcgtcgagcggaGACGTCGTGGATG aggacgacgacattATCGACCCCAACGACATCGCTTCCGACAGCGACTAA
- the SAL1 gene encoding Calcium-binding mitochondrial carrier SAL1, giving the protein MNANANATASSSSSSGSSASSSSASTSPASSPPTTPSSDDVHYPLAGANGKGPSLREPPAADLREAPAAAELDVAAPPSSPPRRPTTLADYRAQEGPTIRAAKLRSLWQSLPDLPNVEGDKPTPTQLMRLPGQDTLTALSPERAERLQTLYQEELVRRVGETRPDALLWGGADDLEPIDTKGGVQTKGISWKAFRRFLWDQERELWEMFQELDRNGDGVLDATELKAALQRSGIRLSDSNVQDIVRFLAMGDKWRPGGDTKHITFPEFRDFLMMLPRRATPTEIWKFYQVHKKFGDGRGAARVDKDGDLTASFPKAPGSPEHSTAAGFMRKHDHDDDKNALDSYDDEDEEEEEPLVTEGRHEAWRFLIAGGIAGAVSRSVTAPFDRLKVYLITSTSAPAPTSGHSPFAAAKGLWSAVVKIYQTGGGVKAFWVGNGLNIAKILPESAIKFVSYEQSKRFLAKYWDKVTDPADISSSSRFIAGGIGGITSQLAIYGLETLKTRVQSEVGPSQGWRAVRDTARTMWAQGGLRTYYRGLTLGLVGVFPYSAIDMGTYETLKVAYCKSMKTDEPPVFAVLTFGALSGSIGAASVYPINLLRTRLQAAGSSGHPQMYNGFMDVLQTTLRNEGWRGLYKGLLPSILKVGPAVGVSWIVYEDAKRRLGVS; this is encoded by the exons ATGAACGCGAACGCGaacgcgacggcgtcatcgtcgtcctcgtcggggtcgtcggcgtcatcgtcgtcggcttcgacGTCGCCTGCCTCGTCCCCTCCCACAACCCCTTCCTCGGACGATGTCCACTACCCCCTTGCCGGCGCGAACGGCAAGGGCCCATCACTGCGCGAGCCCCCAGCTGCCGACCTGCGGGaagcgccagccgccgccgagctcgacgtcgccgcgccgccgtcgtcaccaccTCGGAGACcgacgacgctcgccgaCTATCGCGCACAGGAAGGCCCTACTATCCGCGCCGCAAAGCTTCGGTCGCTCTGGCAGTCGCTGCCCGACCTCCCCAATGTGGAAGGCGACAAGccaacacccacccagcTCATGCGCCTCCCTGGACAGGACACGCTCACCGCGCTCAGTCCGGAGCGTGCCGAGCGACTACAAACGCTGTATCAGGAGGAGCTCgtccggcgcgtcggcgagacgCGCCCAGATGCCCTGCTGTGGGGAGGTGCAGATGATCTCGAGCCGATTGATACAAAGGGCGGGGTCCAAACAAAAGGCATCTCATGGAAGGCGTTCCG GCGCTTCCTCTGGGATCAGGAGAGAGAACTCTGGGAGATGTTCCAAGAGCTGGATCGGaatggcgacggcgtgctggACGCCACTGAACTAAAGGCGGCACTCCAGCGCTCTGGCATCCGGCTCTCGGATTCCAACGTCCAGGACATTGTTCGTTTTCTCGCAATGGGCGACAAGTGGCGACCGGGAGGCGACACAAAACACATCACGTTCCCCGAGTTCCGCGATTTCCTCATGATgctcccccgccgcgcaaCGCCAACCGAGATCTGGAAGTTCTACCAGGTGCACAAGAAGTTTGGCGACGGCCGTGGAGCTGCGCGTGTGGACAAGGACGGTGACCTCACGGCGTCGTTCCCAAAAGCGCCTGGCTCTCCCGAACACTCGACGGCAGCCGGCTTCATGCGCAagcacgaccacgacgatgACAAGAACGCGCTCGACTCttacgacgacgaggacgaggaggaagaggaacCGCTGGTGACCGAGGGAAGACACGAGGCCTGGCGCTTCCTCATTGCAGGTGGCATTGCCGGTGCCGTGTCGCGCAGTGTGACGGCGCCGTTTGACCGTCTCAAGGTGTACCTCAtcacctcgacctccgcgcCTGCGCCAACAAGCGGTCACTCgcccttcgccgccgccaagggcctGTGGAGTGCCGTCGTCAAGATCTACCAGACTGGTGGTGGCGTCAAGGCGTTCTGGGTCGGCAACGGCCTGAACATTGCCAAGATCCTTCCCGAGTCTGCCATCAAGTTTGTTTCGTACGAGCAGAGCAAGCGCTTCTTGGCAAAGTACTGGGACAAGGTGACGGACCCGGCCGACATTTCGTCGAGTTCGCGCTTCATCGCCGGTGGTATCGGCGGTATCACGTCGCAGCTGGCGATTTACGGTCTCGAGACGCTCAAGACGCGTGTGCAGTCCGAGGTCGGCCCCAGCCAGGGCTGGCGCGCCGTGAGGGATACGGCCAGGACGATGTGGGCGCAGGGTGGATTGAGGACGTACTACCGTGGTCTCACT ctcggcctcgtcggcgtcttccCATACAGTGCCATTGACATGGGCACATACGAGACGCTCAAGGTGGCGTACTGCAAGTCGATGAAGACGGACGAGCCGCCCGTCTTTGCCGTCTTGACATTCGGCGCGCTGTCTGGCTCAATAGGCGCCGCTAGTGTCTATC caATCAACCTCCTCCGCACACGCCTTCAGGCCGCGGGCTCGAGCGGTCACCCGCAAATGTACAACGGCTTCATGGACGTGTTGCAAACTACCCTCCGCAACGAGGGTTGGCGTGGACTTTACAAGGGCCTGCTGCCCAGTATCCTCAAGGTGGGCCCCGCTGTGGGCGTGTCGTGGATCGTGTACGAGGACGCCAAGCGGCGCCTCGGTGTGTCGTAG
- the yfjR gene encoding putative oxidoreductase YfjR yields the protein MSAPRTPALSRVESAEPSGGSGPIPFSRPPTPSLNAEARYAFVGLGEMGKRMATNFARSLIGTPHAPLIVYNRGEEGLNNFKKWAASKEVPESAYTVVTDLKEIGRTAHLIITSIGGDDAIKEVYAQLFAGQEEDESKKQTIFVDTSTTYPTLSGQLERDASSKRGRTFLAAPVFGVPRAAEKAQLIIAMAGDLFAKKVASHLLVPAIGKKVMDLGSNVERAMSFKLVGNSLELGFIELISECFTLADQAGVGSEALVELIREQHSSPALVRYSERITKNKFDAEGGFNLHGGLTDSKHIRQLADTYNVPMPTMDVAHQHMITARAQGGEQMDWTALVAGTRIAAGLQPFAGKTRLEKWEE from the exons ATGTCTGCACCCCGCACACCAGCTCTCTCGCGCGTAGAGTCTGCCGAGCCctcgggcggcagcggccccATCCCCTTCTCACG TCCCCCCACACCGTCGCTCAATGCCGAG GCGCGGTATGCGttcgtcggcctcggcgagatGGGCAAGCGCATGGCGACAAACTTTGCCCGCTCGCTCATCGGCACCCCCCACGCCCCACTCATCGTCTACaaccgcggcgaggagggcctgAACAACTTTAAGAAGTGGGCCGCGTCCAAGGAGGTCCCCGAGTCGGCTTACACCGTCGTCACCGACCTCAAGGAGATTGGCCGCAC CGCTCACCTCATCATCACGTCtatcggcggcgacgatgccATCAAGGAGGTGTACGCCCAGCTCTTTGCCGGCcaggag GAGGACGAGTCCAAGAAGCAGACCATCTTTGTCGACACTTCGACG ACCTACCCCACCCTCTcgggccagctcgagcgcgacgcgtcgtccaAGAGGGGCCggaccttcctcgccgcgcccgtgTTCGGTGTtcctcgcgccgcggagAAGGCGCAGCTGATCATCGCGATGGCGGGCGACCTGTTCGCCAAGAAGGTCGCCTCGCACCTCCTTGTCCCGGCCATCGGCAAGAAGGTCATGGACCTGGGCAGcaacgtcgagcgcgccatgTCGTTCAA GCTCGTCGGCAactcgctcgagctcggcttcATCGAGCTCATCTCCGAGTGCTtcacgctcgccgaccaggccggcgtcggctccgaggccctcgtcgagctcatccgcGAGCAGCACTCGTCGCCCGCACTCGTGCGCTACTCTGAACGCATCACCAAGAACAAgtttgacgccgagggcggcttCAACCTCCACGGCGGCTTGACCGACTCGAAGCACatccgccagctcgccgacacgTACAACGTGCCCATGCCGACCATGGACGTG GCCCACCAGCACATGATCACTGCCCGTGCccagggcggcgagcagatGGACTGGACCGCCCTCGTTGCCGGCACGCGtatcgccgccggcctccaGCCCTTCGCAGGCAAG ACCCGCCTGGAGAAGTGGGAGGAGTAG
- the rpl-15 gene encoding 60S ribosomal protein L15, with product MGAYKYLTELYTKKQSDVLQFVSRVRCWEYRQLAVIHRASRPSRPDKARRLGYKAKQGYVVYRIRVRRGNRKKPAPKGATYGKPVRQGINHLKYQRGLQSTAEERVGRRCGNLRVLNSYWINQDGVYKYYEVILVDPQHKAIRRDARINWIANPVHKHRESRGLTAEGKRNRGLGKGSKYNHTPARATWRKHNTLSLRRYR from the exons ATGGGCGCCTACAAGTACCTCACCGAGCTCTACACCAAGAAGCAGTCGGACGTTCTCCAGTTCGTCTCGCGCGTCCGCTGCTGGGAGTACCGCCAGCTCGCGGTCATCcaccgcgcctcgcgcccctcgcgcCCCGACAaggcccgccgcctcggatACAAGGCCAAGCAGGGCTACGTCGTGTACCGCATCCGTGTCCGCCGCGGTAACCGCAAAAAGCCTGCCCCCAAGGGTGCCACCTACGGCAAGCCCGTCCGCCAGGGTATCAACCACCTCAAGTACCAGCGTGGTCTCCAGTcgaccgccgaggagcgtgtcggccgtCGCTGCGGCAACCTCCGTGT CCTCAACTCGTACTGGATCAACCAGGACGGTGTCTACAAGTACTACGaggtcatcctcgtcgacccccaGCACAAGGCCatccgccgcgacgcccgcaTCAACTGGATCGCCAACCCCGTCCACAAGCACCGCGAGTCGCGTGGCCtcaccgccgagggcaagcgcaACCGTGGTCTCGGCAAGGGCTCCAAGTACAaccacacccccgcccgcgctaCCTGGCGCAAGCACAACACCCTCTCGCTCCGCCGCTACAGGTAA
- the YGL242C_1 gene encoding Ankyrin repeat-containing protein: MTTAPSRSAPPPPPQDDHADGASANEQLLAAAKTDNEELLLSALEQLEDVNYADGLGNTALHYAVIHGSTDVLEHLLEHDSIHLDLRNRLQGDTPLHIAVRQRYEEHPAARLYIGREVGMDEQLTSTVGSLLEAGADQLVKNRHGQRPGDALPPWSENADPESDDEKIRSMLRRALAETMVASSGDVVDEDDDIIDPNDIASDSD; encoded by the exons ATGACCACGGCCCCATCCCGCTCagcaccacccccaccaccgcagGACGACCACGCTGACGGAGCATCGGCAA acgagcagctcctcgctgccgccaagaCGGACAACGAagagctcctcctctcggcgctcgagcagctcgaggacgtcaaCTACGCAGACGG CCTTGGAAACACTG CATTGCATTATGc CGTGATCCACGGCTCGACCGACGTTCTCGAacacctcctcgagcacgacaGCATTCACCTCGACCTCCGTAACCGTCTCCAGGGCGACACGCCGCTCCACATCGCCGTCAGGCAGCGGTATGAGGAGCACCCAGCAGCGCGGCTGTACATTGGTAGGGAGGTTGGAATGGACGAGCAGCTAACCTCTACAGTTGGCTCGCttctcgaggccggcgccgatcaGTT GGTGAAGAACCGTCACGGCCAGCGCCCAGGCGACGCACTCCCGCCCTGGAGCGAGAACGCGGAccccgagtcggacgacgagaagaTCCGCTCCATGCTCCGCCGTGCACTGGCCGAGACGAtggtcgcgtcgagcggaGACGTCGTGGATG aggacgacgacattATCGACCCCAACGACATCGCTTCCGACAGCGACTAA